In Tepidimonas taiwanensis, the following are encoded in one genomic region:
- a CDS encoding oxygen-binding di-iron domain-containing protein → MAIELYNDGQHVCIMFSELVDDEASSAVQANQFLIVTGDEGALIDPAGNMTYNALVMAMSRYFPFKRLKYLFASHQDPDIVASLNKWLMATDCTLYVSKLWERFVPHFCTLNRSEGRIIGIPDAGGRFDLGGTTLVALPAHFLHAEGNFQFYDVRSKILFSGDMGASLVHHSAVSEPITTVAELRAHLPRMEGFHRRYMVSRKVCRLWANMVRGMDVDVMVPQHGRYFVGREVVHAFLDWIQDLECGIDRMTQEHYQVPA, encoded by the coding sequence ATGGCGATCGAGCTCTACAACGACGGGCAGCATGTCTGCATCATGTTTAGCGAGTTGGTGGACGACGAGGCCAGCTCTGCCGTACAGGCCAACCAGTTTTTGATCGTGACCGGCGACGAGGGCGCGCTCATCGACCCCGCGGGCAACATGACCTACAACGCCCTGGTCATGGCGATGAGTCGGTATTTCCCGTTCAAGCGCCTCAAATACTTGTTTGCCTCACACCAGGACCCGGACATCGTCGCTTCGCTCAACAAGTGGCTCATGGCCACCGACTGCACGTTGTACGTCTCGAAGCTGTGGGAGCGGTTCGTGCCCCATTTTTGCACCCTCAATCGCAGCGAGGGGCGAATCATCGGGATCCCGGACGCGGGGGGGCGCTTCGATCTGGGTGGGACGACGCTCGTCGCGCTGCCGGCGCATTTTTTGCACGCGGAGGGCAATTTCCAGTTCTACGATGTGCGCTCGAAGATCCTGTTTTCCGGGGACATGGGAGCCTCGCTCGTCCATCACAGTGCCGTGAGCGAGCCGATCACGACGGTCGCGGAGCTTCGGGCGCATCTGCCACGGATGGAAGGGTTTCACCGGCGCTACATGGTGTCGCGTAAGGTGTGCCGTCTGTGGGCCAACATGGTGCGAGGGATGGACGTCGACGTGATGGTGCCGCAGCACGGGCGGTACTTCGTGGGGCGCGAGGTCGTCCACGCATTTCTGGATTGGATCCAGGACCTCGAGTGCGGCATCGACCGCATGACCCAAGAGCACTATCAGGTACCTGCCTGA
- the clpS gene encoding ATP-dependent Clp protease adapter ClpS, with translation MSGMATTPKQPDLTPRLPGGGDAVVLERRRQRVQPPKMYQVVLLNDDFTPMEFVVHVLQEVFHKDRETATQIMLKVHVHGRGVCGVYTRDIAHTKVEQVTQQARAAGHPLQCVAEPIE, from the coding sequence ATGTCCGGCATGGCCACGACACCGAAACAACCCGACCTGACCCCGCGCCTGCCCGGCGGCGGCGATGCGGTGGTGTTGGAGCGTCGCCGCCAGCGCGTGCAGCCGCCGAAGATGTACCAGGTCGTGCTGCTCAACGACGACTTCACGCCGATGGAGTTCGTCGTGCACGTGCTGCAGGAAGTATTTCACAAGGACCGCGAGACGGCGACCCAGATCATGCTCAAGGTGCATGTGCACGGGCGCGGCGTCTGCGGTGTCTACACCCGTGACATCGCCCACACCAAGGTGGAGCAAGTCACCCAACAGGCGCGCGCCGCGGGGCACCCGCTGCAATGCGTCGCAGAGCCCATTGAATAG